A genomic region of Sulfolobus tengchongensis contains the following coding sequences:
- a CDS encoding winged helix-turn-helix domain-containing protein, which yields MSEETKRKVLTEIQERVLLVLSDEFLTVTQVIELTKANSSAVLKAINELKEMGLIEEEREKEFPRRRFVKLTDRGKIVAQHLKEIDKILNEQS from the coding sequence ATGTCGGAAGAAACAAAACGAAAAGTACTGACAGAAATACAAGAAAGAGTGTTGCTTGTTTTAAGTGACGAGTTCTTAACTGTGACCCAAGTGATTGAGCTAACTAAGGCAAATTCTTCGGCGGTGTTGAAGGCAATTAATGAGCTAAAAGAGATGGGGTTAATTGAGGAAGAAAGAGAGAAAGAGTTCCCTAGACGAAGATTCGTAAAGTTGACTGATAGGGGAAAGATTGTTGCTCAGCATTTAAAGGAAATAGATAAAATTCTTAATGAGCAATCTTAA
- a CDS encoding ribbon-helix-helix domain-containing protein, translated as MPKTTKKVNWVGCKLPEELVIQIDQIIQSGKGGYYSRQEFIIDAVRRRIEELLKQ; from the coding sequence ATGCCCAAAACTACTAAAAAGGTAAATTGGGTTGGTTGCAAGCTACCAGAGGAACTTGTAATACAAATAGATCAAATCATTCAATCGGGTAAAGGAGGCTATTACTCACGCCAAGAATTTATCATTGATGCTGTCAGAAGACGTATCGAAGAACTTCTAAAACAATAA